The following nucleotide sequence is from Staphylococcus chromogenes.
TAGCAATAGGGTTCATTTTTATTAAAAATTCCTCCGTGAGGGGCATATAGAGCTAGGGTTTTCATACTTTGTTGTAAGTATACTATCAACAATGAATATGTATCTTAAATAAATGATACATTTAAAGAATTTTTAGGAGGATATCAGGCATGCAGTTAAAACAAATTACAAAACGTTATGGTAATAATACTGTACTTGATGCGATCAACTTTGCGTTTGAAGACAGTAAAATTGTAGGTTTAATCGGTAAAAATGGTGTAGGTAAAACTACAATTATGAAAATAATGAACGGAAATATCGTGAATTATTCTGGTGAAGTTTCAGTTAATAAGGAAGACAATATAGGGTACCTCATCGAGCATCCAAAGCTTTATGACAATAAATCCGGATTGTATAACTTAAAGTTGTTCGCCCATGTGTTAGGAAAAGGGTACGATGCGGAGTATACAGAAGCAATTATTCGAGCATTTGGAATGGAAACGTATATTAAGAAAAAAGTAAAAAAATACTCAATGGGTATGAAACAAAAGCTAGCCATTGCTGTTTCATTAATGAATAAACCGAAATATTTAATTTTAGATGAGCCAACTAATGGGATGGATCCCGATGGTTCCATCGATGTTTTAAAAACAATTGAAAAACTTGTGCGAGAATT
It contains:
- the pmtC gene encoding phenol-soluble modulin export ABC transporter ATP-binding protein PmtC — protein: MQLKQITKRYGNNTVLDAINFAFEDSKIVGLIGKNGVGKTTIMKIMNGNIVNYSGEVSVNKEDNIGYLIEHPKLYDNKSGLYNLKLFAHVLGKGYDAEYTEAIIRAFGMETYIKKKVKKYSMGMKQKLAIAVSLMNKPKYLILDEPTNGMDPDGSIDVLKTIEKLVRELDMKILISSHKLEDIELICDRAVFLRDGHFVQDVNMTEGQTSDQTILHVESNDFDKALTYLKSNFEVIQSYKESGEIILHVQTSYQPVLKGLATENIFPNYIETRRASLRDTYFNINQRGDK